A region of the Corynebacterium endometrii genome:
CATCGCCGAGGTCATGGGTACCGATAAGAGCGCTCCCGAGGCAGTAGACGGTGCCGTACAGTACGCCGAGGAAACCGGCATGGTTGTCAGCCGCATCCGCAAGGAACAGCCGGGCTACTTCCTTAACTCCCTGCTGATCCCATTCCTCAACGCCGCAGCCAAGCTGTACGTCAATGAGGTTGGTACGCCGCAAGACATTGACCGCAACTGGGTAATCTCTACCGGCAGCCCATACGGTCCTTTCGAGATCTACGACTTGGTGGGCTTCAACGTGGCTGCTCACATCTCTAGCCAGAACGAGGATGCTGACATCCGCCGCTTCTCCGAGCTGCTCAAGGAATCCGCCGACAAGGGCTGGACCGGCCGTGCCGATGGCAAGGGCTTCTACACCTACGATGAGAACGGCAAGAAGACCGGCGTTGTGGAGGAGTGGAACAACTTCGCCTAAACGCGTTGGCCTAGCCAACCCCCGATAGATCCAAGTAGCCGGCCCCTTAAACGGTGATAAACCGCTAGGGGCCGGCTTTGCATTTAGATGGCTTTAGCGGCTCGATGATGCCGCAGCGTCCGCCAAAGCGCTGCCGAAGCTGAGGGAGCTGCCGGCTAAGCCCTCGGACGAGCCGATTCGGCCGGTCTCGTACGAGGCCTTGTTGGCCTCAAGGTCGGCCACGGCGTAGGCGGGCAGCGCTGGCTCGGCGTTAACGCGGGGTTCGAATAGAAGCTTCACGTACTCAAGCAGGCTTCCGGCGAGCGTGAGCGATTGGGCGGGGTTAACGCCCGGTGCAACCAGCCGCGAGCAGTCAACGTTGGTTAGGCGGGCTGGGTCCGCGGAGCCCTCATTGCCCAGCGCATCCATGACTACGGCGTGGGCGGCCGGGTCCGACAGCAGCCCTAGGTGTCCGGGGAGTTTGGTGGTGCACACGTCCTGGACGGCTATATTGCTTGCGCCATCCATGTGGGAGACCCTATGCGCCGGCTGGATTCCATAATCGGTACGTGAGTACACCGAGGTCACGGAGACATTCTCGGGCAGCGGCTTGGCGTGAAGCGCCGTCATGAAATCGCTGCCGATGCGCATCTGCCAGCCGATAGCGGGGCAGCTGCCGAGGACCTGGCACACCGCGCCGACAAAAGTAGTACCGTGCAGTGCGCCGGCCAGGGAGATGAAATCGTCGACCTTTGCGGCCGCGTCAGCGTCGTAGCGCAGCGCCCATAAGGTCGCCGTGGGCCCTCCGCTGTGCCCAATAACGGAGACCGGCTTGCCGAGGCGTTCGTGTGCCAACTTGATGCCTGAGGAAACGTAGTCCGCCGACTCGGTAAGGTCAGCCCGGCCGCTACTTGGCAGATCGATGAGACAGACGTCATAACCGGCGTCGCGTAGGGATTTTTGGTAATTCCAGGAGTAGGTTCCCTCGCCGTTGGTCCCCACGCCGTGGACAAGAAGCACGGTCTTTTTCGCATCTGATGGCACAGTGTCAGAATCGCAGTAGAAAGCCTGTTGATGGGCGGCCGGGATGCCTTGGGACACTCCGGAAGCTGATGCCGTTGCCGGAGCAGATAGCAATCCGATTGCGAGCAGCGCGCTGGCCAGGAGAGAGCGCTTCATGGTGGATCCTTCCGTTTATTAACGTGGTCAGGCGGAAGCCTGCACTTAGCTTTGCCATCGGTCTGTGGGGCGGTTTGAACAAGAACGCTGTATAAGCAAAAAGCCGCGCCTAGAGCTTTAACGAGCCTTACATCGCGAGCGTTACAAAGCGCTGGACGCTACAGTGAGCCTCCACGGCTTTCCGCCGCGGCGCTAACGGTCGCGTACCCCGCCTTTCAGTGACCGGCGCGGGTGGGTTCCGGCGCGGCGGATGCAGGGGGAGAGGCGTGAAGAATGAAACTTATCTCAGTAACGGGGGTAGTTTGGGAGCGTATTTATATCTTTAGAAGCGGGCCCAATTGCGGTATCTACCCGGTGCTATGGGCTAAAACTGCAACAATCCCGTTCGATCAACGCACGGTGACCCCCGCGCACGGCACGATCGAACGGGATTGTTGCATCACGCGCCGCGGGGAACGCGAATGAGGCGCGAATGACCCGTGACCCGCGGCGCCCCAAACGGAAAATCGCTTTATTTCTAAGAATGGGCGCTAGCGCTGGTAGGGAATTTCTACAGCGGCGCCGGTCAAGTCCACGCGAGCGGTGTATCTGCCTTTTCGATAAAACAGGCAGCATGACGATCTTAAGGGACCGGCACGAGCCCGGTGTTGCGGCTGGCTCATGCGACCTCCTGAGTGGATTCGCCGGCGTCGATGACGTTGGCGTTCATCATGGTCTTCGCCTGGTCCAGGGCCGTCAGCGACATGTAGCGCTTCTGCTGGCTCCTTCTCACTCGTGCTGCTCAGCCAGCACCGCCCCGACCAGGCGCACGACGGGATCTCGGTTCGGGAAGATCCCCACCGCATCGGTGCGCCGGCGGATCACCCCTGTTCAACCGCTCGGTGGGATTGTTCGACCAGACCTTCGTCCACACTGCTTTCGGGGCGTGGGTGAACGTGAGTAGCCCATCCAGGGCTTCTTCCAGGTAGTCGGCCACGCGCGGGGACTTCTGCTCACAGAAAGTCACTACTTCCCGGGCCTAATTCTTAGACCGCTCCACCCCGAAGCACCTCTAAGAGGTTCAGCGCAGGCAGACGGTCTGCTATGAAGCCCCAGAATCAAATATACGAAAGTATATAAATAGGAAAAATACAAGACAATCACCATCATTCCCCATAACCTTAAGGTTGATGCCGGAACTGAAAGTATTGCCCTACCTAAAGGGGTAACAAAGCATCGCAACCTGAAGGAGAGAAGCATGAAAGAAAACATGCCAAAGCATCTCGCTGCAGTTAGCTTCATTATTTGCGCCATCGCCATTGGCATTGGATTTTCAACGAATGGAGGTAGCATTTCTGGACCCAAAGGTTGGGCAGCTGCTATAGGAGTCGTTCTACTCATCTCGACCGTTGTAGCTTTTGCAATTTGGGTATTCAGCCGCATGATTCTTGCCGGAAAGCGACACAATCACCGAGAGGAAAACTAAACCCAGGACGCTTCAACTGGTGGTGCAGGTGGTCTTGCCTGTAGCGCAGCTGTAGGCACTGGTATTACAGCCGCCAGCTGCTAGTAATTGGTGCGGAGATAGGAAGGAATTTAAGAAATGGGTGAAGTATCGGGCGGAACTGTTGTTAAGACCCCAGCAGGGTTGAAGGTTCCGTTGTTTCTGTATGCTGTAGTAATTTCAGTGCTAATCTCTGCCGGGTCGGCGGCTGCAATGTATAAAATCAACTACCCCTGGTGGGTGTGGATTGTAGAGGCATTGATCCTTTTGCCTATTGTTTACGGGATTTCTCGTAAATTGACCAGCGTCGATAGCTCTGGCGACTACGTAATTGTTAGCCGACCGAAGGTAATTTTATTTTCCACAATTTCAGCAGTTGTGATCGTCATGTTGATTATTGTCACCGTTGTCTTGTAAAAATTTGTTCTCTTTTTAGCGGGGCACAGTTTGTTCTGCGTTGCCGACACAGGGGTTACTTCTTCCAGGTATAAAGAAGTAAACCCTGTGTTGGCTTGTTTAATAGGTTTAGTGACTCTTCGCAATATGTAGGGCGATGGCTGGGGCGAGGTTAAAATCTGCGGAACACTAATCTGCCCAAACCAAAAAGAAAGCGGCAATACGAATGTCGTTAACTGGGCTCATGTTACTAGCCTGCGAAGAAGGAATTTCACCTTTATCCTGAAAAAAGAAAAGTTATCAGCACTTGCTGTAGGGGTGTTAAAAGCATGCAAGCAGCAATAATTACACCAATATTTTTAGCTTTTTAAAGGTTGATTAGTTATTTTTGCAGTAAAATAAAGTAGCATTCCCTCCCATACTTGGGTAGAAGAAATATTTACGCGTTAAGCTAATGGCCATACCGAAAAAGTATGATTGAAATAAAATCCTGCAATTTTTTCGAGATGCTAATTAAAGGCTAGGATATTCAAAGATTTTCTGGGAAGAAAAATTCTCGGCATACGTAAACAGTATTAGCCGGAAAACCAATCAGCACACCGTAATCTGTTACCCCTTTGAGGGTAACAGATTTTAATAGGCTTTTACTTTAACGCTCTGCTTGGCTGTGTGTAGAATTCTGGCTTTTCTGGATTTCGTGAATCTTACGAACGGCTATGACAGTCGTTACTAACCAAGCTAAACCAATCACTACGGTCGCATACGAAAAATCAGACGCAAGAATTCCACCCAAAGCTATACAAACAAGAATGAAGCTCGCGACCGCTAAAGCCATTTCCCTTTTCTGCTGGGCAGTCATCGTATTACATCCAATTCCGAAGTTAGAGATTTAAAAAGATATCGTGAAGGTATCTTTGAGGTTAACCCTTGCCGATTGTAGCGCACTCATACGAGGCCATCCCCGCAGTGCCGCCCGCTACCGCATTTGCCGGCCACGCACTTACGCCAGCCGTCAGAGGGATACTTGCTATCGAGCCAATTGTTGCGACAGTACCAAAGACGCATCCAGCCACGCCTTGAGTAACAACAGGAACACGTTCTCCTTCGACAAGTGACTTAAAATAGGGAGCTGTGATGATGTTGCCATCAATCCTGTAAGAGACTTGCTCTACTGAGCCGTCAGAAAACAGGAACGATGATCGAAGCTTTACTTCGCTGCCATCTTCATTGGCGATGGTGATAGAACCATCGTTATGTTTAGTGACAGTTCCGTTTCCACGGAAAATACCATGCCATTGTTGGTTGCTTCTTTACTGTAGACTTTTGTGAAGCTCTCATTCATAACTTTTGCTGTGGCATGGGTGGTTAGATCGCTAGCGTTGGCGGTAAAAGCTTCCGGTCCAGAAATGACGCCAGAAGAGACGACAGTGGAAATTAGTGCAGCCGTTAGATCCGCGTTTTTACCTAGGGGCATTTGAACTTTCCGGGCTGGTAGTGGACAGCTTCAGAGGATACCGTCGCCGTTTCTTTCGGGAGATAGTCGTCCAATGAGAGAATTCCAAAATAAGAAGGTAAGAATGAGTAAAAAATCAGCCGTAATGTCGTTCATCGCCGTCCAATTGCTCAGTTTCCTGGGGCTTCTCCTGTCTGGGATTCTTTGGGCACCGGTATCGCTAGGCGTTAAAGCGATGGCAATCCTAGGTTCTGTCGCTATCGCCACACTCGTCTGGGTCCCAGTCTTCTACTTCATCACCAAGTACAATCAGGAAAGGGGTTCAGCTGCAAGATAAAAATTAACAATATGCAACCCTTCGAAACGACAAAGCCAAGTATTATCCCGACGATCCCTACACCGCCCCGGAGGATCGCAACATTTTTGTGGAGTACAAAGCGAGGGGAACATTCGGATACAGGAGCTCGAAACTCACGCGGACGAACTGGAGTTTTACTACTCAAGAGATCACAGGGGCCTTCAGTCTGCTGACCTGTGCTGCTACATCTACCAACGTCAGCTGACTGTCACGGTAGAAAAGAAGAAGATGCTCGCAACGTAGAAAAAGATGCGGAGTTGTACAAGACGTGCAATCTCTACGAGAGATAGGTCAGTATATAGCCAAGGGATAATTCAAGATGACACGCCAATCGGCATAGGCGCTGTGGTTGCCTTTTGGGAGTGGCAGGCGAAGGATATTTCGGAGTGATACGCGTGTGTGTTGTCCGCGGAACAATTGAAGCCACGAACCGGACCGTATTCGAGGTGATTTCTGCATTTTGCTGCTTAAAAGGAGCGTGTCAAGTTGTTTGTGTGTGGGGTTGATTTCTTATAGATATAGGTCGAAGCGCTCGGGGTAGGCTACAGCCATTTGGTTGATGGCTTGTTTCCAGCCAGCAACTCGTGCGCCTTCAACGAGCCTGCCGGCGGTTGCTGAGGCGCGTTTTCCTTCTTTATCGCGACGAGCAGCGCGTTTGTCTTCAATGTTGCAGATCATCAACCACAGCGTCTTCAGCGCTGATTCATCGTTAGTAAACTGCACCCTGTTACGGGTGGCTTTACGCAACTCGTTGTTCAACGATTCGATGGAATTAGTCGTATAGATGACTTTCCTGGCTGCCGGCGGGAACTGCAAAAACGGCACAAACCGCTCCCACGCGTCCTGCCAGACCTTGACTGACCTTGGGTATTTCTCGCCAAGCTCAGAGGCCTCAAAATCTGCCAAGGCTGCAGCAGCACTGGATTCATCTGGGGCAGTGTAGACCTTTTTGAGCGCGGCTGATACTGCTTTGCGGTCACCGTAGGACACCCAGCGGTTAGCAGCCCGAATCAGATGCACTACACAGGTTTGAACCATTGAGCCTGGCCAGGTTGCCTCAATAGCCTCAGGCAGGCCTTTAAGCCCGTCACAGCAGACGATAAACACATCACGTACGCCGCGGTTAGCAAGGTTGGAGCATACCTGCGCCCACAACGATGCGCCTTCTTCTTTGGCAATCCACAAGCCCAGAATATGCTTAACACCGTCGATGTCCACCCCGATGGCCATGTAGGCGGATTTGTTGACCACTCGGCCGCCGTCACGGACTTTAATGCGTAGCGCATCGAGGAAGATGACGGGGTAGAACTCGTCAAGCTGGCGGTTTTGCCAGATCATGACCTCGTCAAGCACAGCGTCGGTGATTGCGGAGATGGTTTCATGAGAAATATCGACTCGCATCGCAGTGGCCAGGTGATGCTGGATATCGCGGATGGTCATTCCGCCGGCATACAGGCTAACGATCATGTCATCGACGTCTGTTAAACGCCTGGATCCTTTAGGGACCATGGTTGGGATATAGGTCCCGGCCCTGTCCCTGGGGATATCTACGGTGACCGGCCCGTAGTTAGAATCAACAGTCTTTGGATACGAGCCGTTGCGGTAATTGTCCGTACCAGCAGCGGCTTTACCATCCCGGTCACCAGCCTGGTATCCCAGGTGAGCGTCCATCTCGGCTTCCAACCCCCGCGTGATAGAAGCTTGCAACATGCCTCTGACTAGGTCATTGGCATCCGTAGTGGAGGTTCCAAGCTGATCAATAAGCTTGGCGATCTCGGGGTTGGCTAAAAGCTTTTTCTCAATCGCGTCAATCTTGGCCTTATCAGCCGGATCTCGTCGTGCCATAGTTGTCATTCTGGCTCATCTCCTTATGCGGGATAGATTCCCACACACAAACCATCTGACACTCTCCTTAAAAGCCCCGGTGAGGGACAATTGTTATCCTTATCCTCACTCGGTGGCGGTTTTAGTTCCTAGCAGCTTCAGAGGGCGCTCCAAATCCCACGACAATCCCACTACATGCACCGCAATAAACGGCCTTAAACGGCTGCATGGCAAAACCGAAAACACCCCACCACCAGGGTTTTACTGACAGAGGGGTGTGAAGAAAAGCGCCCCAGAGAGGAATCGAACCTCCGACACCGGCTTTAGGAGAGCCGTGCTCTATCCACTGAGCTACTAGGGCCAAACGGGTGGCTAGCGCAATCGCTTCCCATGCCATCCGCAAATAGACTACCCGAGGTGCGGGTAGAACTGAAACCGGCGTGGGCTTGACCGCCCTGAGCGTACGGGGGCGATGGGGGTTGGGCAGCGCTCGGCGGCCCAAGCTGGGTTCTATTCCTGGCCGGTTAGTTCGCGCAGCTTCGCGCGGACCGCGGAGGCCTCAGGGTTGGTAGCATGCTCGCCGTCGGAGTAGAGAACGGTAGGGACAATGCGGTTGCCGTCATTGACGGACTTGATCCACTCGTTGACCTCGTCCATACCGTCAGCCTCTACGTCAATCAAGTCATACGGGGTCTGCGTGCGGTCCAGGCGTTCACGCAATTTCTTGCAGAACGGGCACCAGTCAGCTGCGAATACGGTCACGTGGGACGAGGTCTTAGGGGTGGTTGCCATTTATGCGGCGTCCTTTCTTTCGTAGGTCATGAAACGATACCTCAGTGGTAAATCGGAAGGCTCCTGGCCCGGAATTTCCAGCCTACCCTTAGTTGAGGTCTGCCAGCCGGTGTCGCCGGTCAGGCTGAAGTGAGCCGGGATTTCGGGAGCATAGACGGCGGCGCTGCCGTAAACATCGCCGATATTGGCGCCCATGAGTGTGAGTTCAACGAGATCCACGTAGGGCAGCGCCGCGGCGTAGAGCTGGCCGCCCCCTATCACCCATGCGTCCGCATCGCCTATGAGATCGGGGAGTTGGGCGAAGTCATGGATTACCCGCGCGCCCTGTGACCAGGTCCCGGGGCGGTTACGGGAGAGCACGAAATTATCCCGGCCGGGCAACGG
Encoded here:
- a CDS encoding alpha/beta hydrolase translates to MKRSLLASALLAIGLLSAPATASASGVSQGIPAAHQQAFYCDSDTVPSDAKKTVLLVHGVGTNGEGTYSWNYQKSLRDAGYDVCLIDLPSSGRADLTESADYVSSGIKLAHERLGKPVSVIGHSGGPTATLWALRYDADAAAKVDDFISLAGALHGTTFVGAVCQVLGSCPAIGWQMRIGSDFMTALHAKPLPENVSVTSVYSRTDYGIQPAHRVSHMDGASNIAVQDVCTTKLPGHLGLLSDPAAHAVVMDALGNEGSADPARLTNVDCSRLVAPGVNPAQSLTLAGSLLEYVKLLFEPRVNAEPALPAYAVADLEANKASYETGRIGSSEGLAGSSLSFGSALADAAASSSR
- a CDS encoding IS256 family transposase, whose product is MARRDPADKAKIDAIEKKLLANPEIAKLIDQLGTSTTDANDLVRGMLQASITRGLEAEMDAHLGYQAGDRDGKAAAGTDNYRNGSYPKTVDSNYGPVTVDIPRDRAGTYIPTMVPKGSRRLTDVDDMIVSLYAGGMTIRDIQHHLATAMRVDISHETISAITDAVLDEVMIWQNRQLDEFYPVIFLDALRIKVRDGGRVVNKSAYMAIGVDIDGVKHILGLWIAKEEGASLWAQVCSNLANRGVRDVFIVCCDGLKGLPEAIEATWPGSMVQTCVVHLIRAANRWVSYGDRKAVSAALKKVYTAPDESSAAAALADFEASELGEKYPRSVKVWQDAWERFVPFLQFPPAARKVIYTTNSIESLNNELRKATRNRVQFTNDESALKTLWLMICNIEDKRAARRDKEGKRASATAGRLVEGARVAGWKQAINQMAVAYPERFDLYL
- a CDS encoding mycoredoxin, giving the protein MATTPKTSSHVTVFAADWCPFCKKLRERLDRTQTPYDLIDVEADGMDEVNEWIKSVNDGNRIVPTVLYSDGEHATNPEASAVRAKLRELTGQE
- a CDS encoding dihydrofolate reductase, coding for MGTLGAIWAQSLDGIIGDGAAMPWHAPEDLAHFKAVTLGSPVVMGRKTWQSLPQRFRPLPGRDNFVLSRNRPGTWSQGARVIHDFAQLPDLIGDADAWVIGGGQLYAAALPYVDLVELTLMGANIGDVYGSAAVYAPEIPAHFSLTGDTGWQTSTKGRLEIPGQEPSDLPLRYRFMTYERKDAA